DNA sequence from the Pleurocapsa sp. PCC 7319 genome:
TCAACATGCCACAGAATTTTTTTTGCATTCCCACTACCATCGCTTGTTCGACCAAAGAGGATTTTTTAACTTGCTCTTCTAGAGGTTGAGGAGTGACATATTTACCAGTGGAAAGTTTAAATAGTTCTTTTTTACTACCAGTAATGGTTAAGTATCCTTCGGTGGTAAATTCGCCGAGATCTCCCGTATGCAGCCAGCCTTGATCATCCATAACTGACTGAGTAGCTTCAGGATTTTCATAATAGCCCTGCATTACATAAGGAGCTTTGACTAAGATTTCTCCATCATCAGCGATCGCAATTTTTACTCCAGGTATGGGCAATCCTACTGTTCCCGCACGGTTGAAACCATCTCGATTACAGCAAATTACCGAACTAGTTTCAGTTAAACCATAACCCTGTAAGACAGTCATCTTAGCTGCACTCAGTATATTGGCAATATCGCCTTTTAGTGCAGCACCACCACTAATAAAGTATTTAAGCCTGCCGCCAAAAGGCTTGCGCCATTGAGAAAAGACTAAGCGATCTGCCAATTTAAATTGCAGACTATTAAGTAGTCCTGTTGTTTGACCTAAATCGTAACTTTGAGCTAGTTTTAAAGCCCAAGTGAATATTATTTTTTTGATTCCTTGAAGCTTGTGCCCGCGATCAAGAATTTTTTGATAAATCTTCTCTAATAGTCGCGGAACGGTAGCCACAATAGTTGGTTGTACTTTAGTGAAATCTCTAACCGCTCGATTGGGAGTAGAAAAGTAAATGCTATGTCCGTAATTAAGATGACCGTAAACAAATGCCCGCGCAAAAATATGAGTTAGAGGTAAGAAAGATAGAATCGTTTCTGTTGCTCCTGGTTTGAGGTCGGGAATACTTTTAAAAGTAGTCAGAATATCAGCACTAATATTCTCGTGGCTTAACATGACACCTTTGGGCTGTCCTGTCTCTCCTGCGATATAGACTATAGTTGCTAAGTCTTGAGGTGAAATTAGCGATCGCAATTTCTGTCTTCGCTTCTCGCTCCATAATTTTTTACCTCTAGCGCGAACTTCATCAAGAGAAAATAGCTGAATGCACTGTGGTAGTTCGGGACAAGATAGCTCTGGCTTACTTTGGCAGAGCAACATCGGAATACATAAACAAGCTGGGGACGAGTTAGTAGTTAGTAGTTCGGAGTTAGTAGTTCGGAGTTGAACGTCTAAATGACTGGATTCTAAATCCTGACTATTCTTGTTTGACAATTTGTTAGCCGTGAACTCTCTATCTTCAAAAGTCTGAACTCCGAATTCTGAGACAGTTGCGTTGGGCGGGTTCCCCGACTTGAGCAAACTGTCGAACCCGTAGGGCGAATTCCGAATTCCGAACTCTTTATCTAGTCCACACGTCAGTAATTGAGTTCGTTTTACCTCCCAATCTTCAGGAATATTAGCAACAATAACTGTCTGAAGTTTAGGAGTACTCTCAAAATAGGGAATGACTTGAGCGAGTAGATCTATATCAGAAACAATTAATACTTTAGCTTCTGAATGACGCAAAATAAAACCAATATTATCTAAGGTCTGAGATAGATCTATTGGTACGTCGATTAATCCTGCTAATAAAGAGCCGAAATCTGCCAGACAGAAATTGACATCGTCGTGCATTAACAGGGCAATGCGATCCTTAGGGTACGCGGATGCGTAATCGCTTCGCTCTAATTTTTCCTCTAACAACCCCAAAGCTAAATGTTCGGCAGCAGTTAGTAATTCTTGATTAGATAAGGACTGCCAAGTATTTGTCTGCCACTGATTGAAGGCATGATGATTAGGATAATGATTGACAGCTTCATCTAGTAGTGAAGGTAAAGTCCGACCCAAAATTGGACGATCAATTGGGGAAAAAGATCGATTAATCTTGTTAGCATAAAACATTGACAACTCAAAGAGATGACATCTCTTTTCTCCTTAAGGCTATCTTTAGCCTCTTAAGCTGTTGCCACACATTTTTTGCAACTATAAGACTAACTTGATAGCTATGTAATTAAAGTACAGATTAGCAATTGACTTTTACCAGTACTATAAAAACTCTACGGATATTATCCGACCGTAAATATCGATAAAATAGTTTGATTTTAAAAGCTTTATTCTTACTGGATCAAAGCTAATTGATAAGGTAATTTGATATACTAATCAGTATAGCATATTTATAGCAAATCAATTGTAGGATAGCCAATGGCTAGTCAACATCATGTGTCAGAAACAAATAAACATAAGAGTTCCCGCACATGAGCTTAAAATTTTAAACCGTTATGCAATCCAAACTAAGCGAACTAAAACTGATATTTTGCGGGAATTTATTCGCTCTCTAAATCAAGAATCAAAAATACTTAGAAAAAATAAATAATTTCTTAACTTTTGCCTTAAATAATCTTCTTGATTTATTCAGATTTATGTCAAAAAATCGGACATTAGATCGAACTAATAAATAAATAAATTAAAAAATTCATTCTATTAGCTGAAAAATCTACTAGACTCAGAGGGTATCAATTGTTAATCTCTTAGAGCTTAAGTCATAAACCGAAATAAAATACAGAGTTAAGCTCATCCCAAGTATAAATGACGTGGAATTTCGCGCGCCTGATTTCAACTGCGCGGAAGATTCAGGTAGTTGCGAACTTGAATCATAGACGCAAGACGATTATTGTTTTACGCATAACTAACACTATCAAGCCTAAAATTAAAACCTTAGTGCCATTGCCAGATAATTTATCCATTACAGGCTCGGTTGATACCGAACAGGTGCGAAATTTAGCTCTAGGCGATCGCTGGTGGAAAATCACTGGTGTTGTTCTCGACCGAGATTTGACTGATTATTATATGGTGGGAATACTTATACCAAATTGAATAGCTTTGACTACACATTGATCGTAAGGGCGCATTGCCATGCGCCCCTACACAAACGATCTGTTGTCTTTTAAATTTAAAACGGTATTACAACTTTACTTAGCGTCGGGAAAACGTCACTTTCCAGCTTTTTGTAACTCTTGGGGGCGTACGGATAGCTTCTGAGTTTGTTCTCCCCGTTGAACAGAAATACTTAGAGGTTTACCAATTTGACTTTGTTCTACTGCCTTTTGTAACTGTTCGGCAGTTTCAATTTTATTACCTGCCACTGCCGTAATTACATCACCACGACGTATGCCACCATCTGCTGCAGGACTATCAGCAACTACACGTACTACCAAGACTCCTTTTATTTCAGGAACCAGCATTAATGAATTAGGATCGTCATTAAATTGTTGTGCCACTTCGGGAGTCAAGGTCAACATTTGAATACTTCCAGGCAGAATCCAAAGCCGACTTCATTCGCTTACTGGTGCGGTCGATACTATGCTGTAGATCTTGCCATTTATGTTGGAGAAATTCAGTGGCTTCAGCTAAGCTATGACGATTGTGTTTGCCAGAAGCTGCTAGTTCGTCGCTTACTTCTCTAATCTTGACTCGCACTACTTCTGGTTCATCTTGAGGAGAGACTAAAGAGCGAAGGCGATCGCCCATTTTCTTAACTAAATGTTTGACCTGTTGCGATTTTTCGCTCATAAAGTCTTTGAGTCCTTCCGATTCAGTTTGGAGACGGTTTTTCGCTCCTTCTTTAATTACTATTACTTCCGCGTCAATGGTTTCGATATCATCGGGAAATAATACCGCTCTGCCACCATAAGGTTCGGCAATATCACCGCTCAATACATAGGCAGCAATATCTCCTGTTTCCCAATCAAAGAGAAAGTCCTCTACCCAACCGAGTGGATCTGACATTGTCGAACTTACCTGCATACGGTTGAGACGACGCAGATTATCAGCAGGCTCAAAGAGCTCACTGCTGTAGGTTAAAACTGCATCAGGACCAATTACCGATACCTGTTCCAAGGGGGTATAGCCTTCCCTACCTGTTAGATAAACAACCCGTCCGTTTTCATCTAACCATACTTCTTCGACGCGATCATATTCAGTAGCGGTAGAACCATCCATGGTCATTAACCCAATGATCTGACTACGACGAATTACATTCATAATTTTTTACCTCCTAAGTAAACATAGATTTCAAGTAAGAAGTAAAGCAAACAAACCGCACAGAGCAATACCATCAAAAAAAATTTAGAGCTGAGATAATATAGCTAAAACTGTTGTTGTCGCACAGCTTTTATCTGGGCTTTTAATTGGGAAATTTCTGCTGCCATATCTAGAGCGATCGCCGCACCGACAAGATTCAATCCTAAATCTCGTCGCAAACGCATAATCTGCATTACACGAGTTAAATCAGACAGTTGCATCATCGATTCTACTCGTTCAATTAAACCCAGATCAGCAAAGCGTTCTAAAGTTATTACCGAAGTGTGGGTGAGATAGGCAGCTTGTTCAAAAGTAATTAAGCGATTGCCTTTTCTAGAGACTACGATCTGCGATAAACTCATCGGCTTCATAACCGCACCTCCTCTAGTTTACGACGAGGATTAAAACTACTGGCTTGACCAAGTTTTTCGTAGTATTCTCGCTCTTGAGAAGACAATTGTTTAGGAGTAACAATTTTTAGCTTCACAATTTGATCGCTACGTTTGCCATTGGGAGCCTTCCAACCCTTATTTCTCAGTCGTAAGGATTGTCCCGAATTTACCCCTGGGGGAATTTTCATCGATACACTACCATCAGGAGTCGGAACTTTTATCTCTGTTCCCAAAACTGCTTCTTCCGGAGCTATGGGAACTTCGCAGATAATATTTTTGCCCTCAAACTTAAAGATAGGATGGGGTTGCAAACTAATGTTTAGATATAAATCTCCACGTTGCTGGTTAAATGGACTAATTTGCCCTTTACCTTTGATGCGAATGCGACTACCTGGTTTAGCCCCAGGAGGAATTCTGACGTTAATAGTTTCACCATCTAGCTGTAAGCGTTTTTGCGTTCCGTGAAAAGCTTCCGAAAAAGTCAGAGTAATTGCTGCTTCGGTATCCGTAGTAGGTATATTGGAAAATCCGCCACCGCCAAAAGCATCTTCAAAGCCGCTGAATCCTCCAGGGAAACCTTCAGGACTACCAGTACTATAAGTATAAACTCTTCTTCCTCCTGTAGAGTCTCTGCCAGTCCTACCACCAAAGCGTCCTAAAAGTTCGTTAATAAAATCATCAAAACTACCGTACTGTCCAAAATCAACACCCATACCAGCTCCAGGAGGTGTTCCTGTTGCTCCTTGTTGCCAATATTGACCAAATTGATCGTATTTAGCACGTTTTTCAGGGTCAGATAGTACTTCTTGAGCTTCGTTGATTTCTTTAAAACGTTGTTCGGCTTTCTTGTCTCCTGGATTAAGATCGGGATGATATTTTCTGGCTAATTTACGGTAAGCTTTCTTAATTTCTTCTGGAGTTGCAGTTTTGCTCACTCCGAGAATTTGATAATAATCTTTAAAGTCAGTTGCTGCCACTTCGGCTTTCACCTCCTGAATTTATGTAGTCAGAGATTACTCCGCCGTCCCCATTCGAGGATAAATAAAACGACGGAGCTTTCTTACGAAGTTT
Encoded proteins:
- a CDS encoding long-chain fatty acid--CoA ligase — translated: MFYANKINRSFSPIDRPILGRTLPSLLDEAVNHYPNHHAFNQWQTNTWQSLSNQELLTAAEHLALGLLEEKLERSDYASAYPKDRIALLMHDDVNFCLADFGSLLAGLIDVPIDLSQTLDNIGFILRHSEAKVLIVSDIDLLAQVIPYFESTPKLQTVIVANIPEDWEVKRTQLLTCGLDKEFGIRNSPYGFDSLLKSGNPPNATVSEFGVQTFEDREFTANKLSNKNSQDLESSHLDVQLRTTNSELLTTNSSPACLCIPMLLCQSKPELSCPELPQCIQLFSLDEVRARGKKLWSEKRRQKLRSLISPQDLATIVYIAGETGQPKGVMLSHENISADILTTFKSIPDLKPGATETILSFLPLTHIFARAFVYGHLNYGHSIYFSTPNRAVRDFTKVQPTIVATVPRLLEKIYQKILDRGHKLQGIKKIIFTWALKLAQSYDLGQTTGLLNSLQFKLADRLVFSQWRKPFGGRLKYFISGGAALKGDIANILSAAKMTVLQGYGLTETSSVICCNRDGFNRAGTVGLPIPGVKIAIADDGEILVKAPYVMQGYYENPEATQSVMDDQGWLHTGDLGEFTTEGYLTITGSKKELFKLSTGKYVTPQPLEEQVKKSSLVEQAMVVGMQKKFCGMLIFPRLDSLREQARVLNLYVPINKLLQQPEIIALYQTLVDNANQQLPSWSKVKRFQLLNAHLTIANGLLLPNMTVNRAKVNEVFAREIDALYGEETILSSELVLVASQEASQLSSKLVLRLKKFILPSWQVFIGYFRSPQHKSIDFIEKMHDRERQGRAAKFRTTNLELRTLLVKPKLFWKRIKNYITLPSTMPWKFEKNSNSEDLDKI
- a CDS encoding PDZ domain-containing protein, with protein sequence MLTLTPEVAQQFNDDPNSLMLVPEIKGVLVVRVVADSPAADGGIRRGDVITAVAGNKIETAEQLQKAVEQSQIGKPLSISVQRGEQTQKLSVRPQELQKAGK
- a CDS encoding PRC-barrel domain-containing protein, with translation MMNVIRRSQIIGLMTMDGSTATEYDRVEEVWLDENGRVVYLTGREGYTPLEQVSVIGPDAVLTYSSELFEPADNLRRLNRMQVSSTMSDPLGWVEDFLFDWETGDIAAYVLSGDIAEPYGGRAVLFPDDIETIDAEVIVIKEGAKNRLQTESEGLKDFMSEKSQQVKHLVKKMGDRLRSLVSPQDEPEVVRVKIREVSDELAASGKHNRHSLAEATEFLQHKWQDLQHSIDRTSKRMKSALDSAWKYSNVDLDSRSGTTI
- a CDS encoding chaperone modulator CbpM — encoded protein: MKPMSLSQIVVSRKGNRLITFEQAAYLTHTSVITLERFADLGLIERVESMMQLSDLTRVMQIMRLRRDLGLNLVGAAIALDMAAEISQLKAQIKAVRQQQF
- a CDS encoding DnaJ C-terminal domain-containing protein — encoded protein: MAATDFKDYYQILGVSKTATPEEIKKAYRKLARKYHPDLNPGDKKAEQRFKEINEAQEVLSDPEKRAKYDQFGQYWQQGATGTPPGAGMGVDFGQYGSFDDFINELLGRFGGRTGRDSTGGRRVYTYSTGSPEGFPGGFSGFEDAFGGGGFSNIPTTDTEAAITLTFSEAFHGTQKRLQLDGETINVRIPPGAKPGSRIRIKGKGQISPFNQQRGDLYLNISLQPHPIFKFEGKNIICEVPIAPEEAVLGTEIKVPTPDGSVSMKIPPGVNSGQSLRLRNKGWKAPNGKRSDQIVKLKIVTPKQLSSQEREYYEKLGQASSFNPRRKLEEVRL